Proteins encoded together in one Macadamia integrifolia cultivar HAES 741 chromosome 8, SCU_Mint_v3, whole genome shotgun sequence window:
- the LOC122086403 gene encoding uncharacterized protein LOC122086403 — protein sequence MQQKVAAMKAAELGNSQSRRRVWESEREEGREESRCRLCSISTTDRSGFIDPNTGDGDPATTTDRHDQSRRRVWESEREEGREESRRRLCSISATDRSFIGVNCLEILEVKMMQDLRNAPPGFRPCKSAPCSPTKPIGIPRIHSESFHMTHKAKNVQLMDKDPERAIPLFWAAINAGDRVDSALKDVAIVMKQQNRAEEAIEAIKSQRSRCSDQAQESLDNILLDLYKVPLFSFLF from the exons ATGCAGCAAAAAGTTGCTGCCATGAAAGCTGCAGAACTTG ggAACTCCCAAAGCCGTCGCCGAGTTTGGgagagcgagagagaagagggaagagaggagtcCCGCTgccgcctctgctccatatccACCACCGACAGATCCGGCTTCATCGATCCAAATACCGGCGATGGAGATCCGGCCACAACTACTGACCGCCATGACCAAAGCCGTCGCCGAGTTTGGgagagcgagagagaagagggaagagaggagtcccgccgccgcctctgctccatatccGCCACCGACAGATCCTTCATCGGAGTGAACTGCTTAGAAATCCTAGAAGTTAAGATGATGCAAGATCTAAGGAACGCCCCTCCAGGTTTCAGACCCTGCAAATCCGCTCCTTGTTCCCCAACGAAGCCTATTGGGATCCCCAGAATTCACTCAGAGTCTTTTCATATGACACATAAGGCCAAAAACGTCCAG TTGATGGACAAGGACCCAGAAAGGGCAATTCCTCTATTTTGGGCTGCAATTAATGCTGGAGATAGAGTTGATAGTGCTCTTAAAGACGTGGCAATTGTGATGAAACAACAGAATAGGGCGGAGGAAGCCATTGAAGCTATTAAGTCACAAAGAAGTCGGTGTTCAGACCAAGCACAAGAGTCTCTGGATAATATTCTTCTGGATCTTTACAAGgttcctttgttttcttttcttttctga